Within the cyanobiont of Ornithocercus magnificus genome, the region GTCACTTTTACACGGACAGTAAGGTAGCTACGACGTGAACTAACTACAGCTACTTCCTTGTCGCATAACTTAAATTTTTGGGCGTCAGTGGGATTTATCTCTAGTAATGGCTCAGGATGCATGAGTTGTAGACGCCTCACCTTTCCGGTGCGCGTCATCGTGTGCCACTGGCCTAAATACCGGCCCACGGTAAGCACCAGAGGATAATCATTGCAAGGTGCTTCTGCGATACCAAGTGGTTGGTCAGCAGTAAAGTGGGCTAAGCCGCTTTCGGTGGGAAAGTGGTGATCGCTGTAGAGCCTTTTCGCATCTTTTGTCGGCTGACTGCCACTTGGAAAAGGCCATTGCTGAGGGCCATTTTGCTTAAGTAATTCGTGGCTTAAGCCCGACACATCACAGATACGGCCTTTGGTAATAGATGTAAACTCGGTATATACCTCAGCAGCAGAGTCAAATGCAAACTGCTCCTCAAATCCCAGGCGTCGCCCTACCTCAGCGAATATCTGCCAATCCGGCATGCTTTGACCATGGCGGGGCCGGTAAGCAGGACAGTAGGTGACTCGCCGCTCAGAATTAGTCATTACCCCAGCTTTTTCACTCCACTGACAAGCAGGAAGTAGAAGGTGGGAATAAAAGGCAGTCTCTGAGCCAGCGTAAACCTCACTAACCACCACAAATGGGCAGCGCTGTGCGGCTGCTTTCACCTGCTTTAAGTTGGGCATACTTACGAGTGGATTAGTAGCTGCTACCCACCAGAGATCAATTTCGCCCTTGGCCATTGCTTCTATCTGCTGATAGGCGACTAGGCCTGGTTCAGCTGCTATGCTTCCAGCAGGGAAATTCCAAGCCTCCTCTAAATCAGCACGGTGCTGACTATTGGTAGTAAGACGATACCCAGGCAGTAATTGGGCTAATCCACCAGCCTCTCTGCCACCCATGGCATTCGGCTGACCTGTGAGAGAGAATGGCCCAGCTCCTTCCTTGCCGATCTGGCCGGTAAGTAGATGCAAGTTTATCACTCCACATACAATAGCTGTGCCCTCTCGTCTTTGGTTTATACCCATTGACCAGAGGCTGAGGATATTTTGGTCGCAACACCACAATTGGGCTACATCTTGTAGCTGTTTCTCAGAGATGCGGCAGAATTTAGCTACTAAACCAGGTGTCCATCTATTTACTTCTTTGGAGAAAGCATCGTAGTTCTCAGTAGCCTTGTTGATAAAGGCCTGGTCTTGCCTATTGCTGCGCAGGACAAGGTGAGCAATACCATGCAGTAAAGCTAGATCGGTGCCTGGAGCAATCTGCAGATGGATGTCTGCATTCTTAGCAGTATCAGTCTGACGTGGATCTATCACAATGAGGACAAGACTACTAGGATCTTTCTTCTTGCGTCTAATTAATCGTTGAAATAGCACCGGATGACACTCAGCAGTATTAGTACCAATCAGAAAAGCTACTGTGCAATGGTCAAGATCTTCATAACAGCAAGGAGGACCGTCAGAACCAAGACTACGTATGTAGCCAGCCACAGCTGAGCTCATACATAGCCGTGAATTAGCATCAAAGTTATTGGTGCCAAGGGCACCCTTAAATAACTTCTGGGCTAAGTAATAGTCTTCAGTATGAAACTGCCCTGAGCCATACATAGCGATAGCGCTTGGCCCTTTAGTCTGCAGACTGCTACAGATCTGATCTGTGATTCGGTTTAGAGCTGTATCCCAGCTAACTGGTTGGAAATCTACATCTAGGCTTGGTCTGTACATTGGCTGGTATAGTCGACCACAACTTAATGCTTCACCTACACTGGCACCTTTGATGCAAAGTTGCCCGAGACTAGAAGGATGACTTCGATCTCCACGAGCCGTCCACATCGGATTACCATCAGCATCAAGACGGGTGGGTTTTCCTAACTGTGTTGGTGGTAACATTTCAAGACCACACCCCACCCCACAGTATGGGCACTGACTACGCACACTTCCAGAGACTATTGTCATTGTGTATAGTATTGAGGAAGAATAGGTTTGTAGCTTTAGCGATAAGCTTATTGATCTAGTTTTCTCATGAAAACTTATAGACAGTTTTTTCAGTGATTCACCCCGGCCAATACTGTAACCTCCCCATCATATAACTCGTCAAAGGAGTTCTTCGGTTCCTTAAGGAAGAAAAGACACAGAAAAGCAACAATCAAGCCAGTTATACCTAGCACCTGAAAGAAAATACTACTGGAGACTTGAATCACTTCTGGTGATGGGTTGGTTCCACCACCTATCCAGCTGGGCAATAGGCTAAGGATAGTTAGATAGGTAACAGCCCCAACGTTACCATAAGCACCCACCAACCCAGCAATTTGGCCAGTAACATTACGCTTGATAAGTGGAACCAGTGCAAAAGTAGCACCTTCACCTGCTTGTACGAAGAAGGAGGTAAACATGGTAAAAGATAGAGCTACAAGAATACCAGCTAGACCTGTAAAGGTACCTGACTTGATTAAACTCATCATCAGATAGCCAAAGCCAAGGCCCATGGATAGCAGAACCATGACGTTCTTGCGGCTGCCGAGCTTGTCAGAAAATATACCACCAGCTGGGCGAGCAACCAAATTTACGAAAGCAAAACAAGAGGCTAGTGCTCCTGCCATTGCTTTAGACAGGTCAAAGGTAACCTCGAAAAAAGCAGGCAGCATTGAAATAACAGCTAATTCAGATCCAAAGTTGATTATATATGTAAGTTCGAGGATAGCCACCTGGGAAAACTCATAACGATCCTCCTTTGGATAAATCTTTGTGCCGATGATCAGATCGCGGTTGGTACGAATCACTCCTATTGTCTGTACAACAAAATAGATTAATGCAGCTAGTAAAGCTAGTGGATAGGCTCTGGCATTAAGGAAACCGACTTTTTGTAAACGCCAGCAAAGTAAACAAAGCACAGCAGTAAAGGGTATATTCATAACTATTAACCCCCAAAAATCTCGCCTAGATGTAACTTCTAGGCCTGCTGTTTTAGCAGGACGCTGGTAGACCTTACCTGGAGAGCTATCAGAGGATTGTAAGAAATAGATAATACTGTAAACAGCGGAGATAATACCAGTGAGAGCAACGGCACCGCGCCAGTTTAGGACAACACTGTTAGGTAGTTCGAGGCCACCAAAGAAGCTAAGCCAACTAGCAAGGCCAACTAGTGTAAGAGCAGAAAAAGCGGAGCCAAAATTACCCCAGCCTCCGTAAATACCTTCTGCTAATCCAATCTCTTTAGGTGGAAACCACTCGGCTACCATGCGAATGCCAATTACGAAGCCAGCACCAACTATAGATAACAGTAGGCGGGCTGCTACTAGCTGGTCAAAGTTCTGGGCCGCTGCAAATAGTAGACAAGGAACACATGAAAAAAGTAATAGACTAGAATAAGTTAGTCGTGGACCGAATTTGTCCAACAACATACCAATTACTACGCGGGCTGGAACTGTTAACGCCACGTTACAAATAGCTAGAGTCTGAATCTGACTAGTGGTTAAGCCTAGATCAGCCTGAATAGTAGTAGCCAGAGGGGCTAAGTTGAACCAGACAACAAATGTTAGAAAAAAGGCAAACCAGGTTAGATGAAGTGTCTTATATCTTCCCTGGAGTGACCAAAGTTTGCTAAGCATGAGATCTCAGGAATGAGTGTAGAGAAGCTCTAGCTTCGGAGAGCGCAAGCTCAGGATTTACCCTGTGGCGCTAACACAAGCCGCGACTTGATTGCAGCATCTGCTACGTCTTCTCTATGTCGCAACAGCTACAAAATTTATTAGCAGGTACCTGCATATTATCAAGCTACATGAACTGAGATCTTTGAGAGCTCACTTACCCAACTTTCACAGCAACTTAAGACTCATTTTAGCTAAGTTGGGGTGGGGTTACGGTTCTCTAATCATATAATTTAGGTATGCTGGCTAGCTTAAGTAAGATTTCTTATACTAGCGGGTCTGCTCATTATAAATGCTTGAGTCTGCAGCTGATAAACTTAACTCTAGAATACCTCTCAGTAATTCCACTGCAAGGAATCAAGGCTATTTACTCTAGCCTGAGCAATGCTGAGTTGTTGGTTTACTATACCAGGAGATGAGTTGATAAAGTTGTGCCAAGGCTTGGCCACTTATCAGTATCTCTTCAGCTAATTCAATCCCTGTCTTGAGTGATTTGGCATATCCACTGAACCAGATATAAACACCAGCATTCCACAGTAAGGCTTTGCGCAATGGTCCACTGTTACTCAGGGCTTTCTTAGCCTGGATTGCCCAAGTATTAAGATTTTCCCATTTCAGGTCCTCACCACGGCAGTTGTAATCGTGTGGGCGAAGGACAAGTCGCTCTAGATTATTGTTGACTAAGTGTGCTGTGATACAGGTGCGACTAATTGGAAGATCCGTACTACCTTCTAAGCCCTTGACAGTAAACAGGTTAGTTTCACCAGCTAGTCTTAGTGCTTCCCAAGCACGGTCTTCTGTACTTGGGTGAACGAAACCGCTAACTAATAAATGTTGTCCTTGATGAGGGCTCCACAAGAGTTCCAGGCTTGCCACCGGTGGACGCTTGCCTAGCTCATTTCTGTAACTAATTAGAGTTTCGGCTAGAGGAAAATGATCTGGCTGGTGGACTAAAGCAAAACTTTTCTTTTCAAGCCCTAGCTGTACAACTTCTAGGGAAAGTCCGCTTAACTCCAACCCAAGACTGCGGAACAGCTCGATTGCCGTAACACCATATTTCACCGGCATACGACTCCCACCTTGCAGCACCACCGGCTGGCCACAAGCAAGCAGCAATAAACAAGTGAGTGGATAGATTGGTGCTGTGCGCGTGCGCCCATCGAAGGGCATACAAAAGCAGACTGGTATTCTTGAGTTGGGTTCTGATGTCAGAGCTGGACCGAGATATCGGTAGGTATCGAGCATCCCTGCAAGTTCCTGGGGCTCGGGTCGGCGAATGCGGTGGGCAATCAGGAAAGCACCGATCTGAGCTGGGGTAGGCTCTTCATAAAGAATGAGTTCCAGGGCATTGGCAGCTTCTTCACGACTCATTCCTTTGCTAGTGCGATTACCACTACCCACTTTTCGCAGGTAGGATTTGAAGCGTTCTCTTCCGGATACAGCTGGAGCGACGATCATGGCGTGATTATAATGTCTGTCTTTATAGAAGTGTTGGTCCCTCCTCTAGACGAATCAAAGTTGCGGACTCTATTTACCAAGGCTTATAGCCAGGAGAGTCCACCGGCAGAGCAGTGGCGTGCAGTTTATAGCGACAATGTACATTTTACTGACCCGACTCAAGAGAAGCATGGTATTGAGTCCTATATCAAGGCCCAAGAGGGCCTAATTCGCCGCTGCGATGATATCTTTCTCAAAGCTGGACAAATTGTTGTTCAGGGTAGCATAGCTTTCGTGGAGTGGGAGATGGGGTTGAAGATTAAAGGTATCGAGTTCGTCTATCTAGGCACCACTCGACTCAGCTTTGGTACAGATGGTCGGATCATAGAACACCAAGATTACTTTGATTTTATAGGTCCTACCTTCAAACCAGTCCCAATTCTTGGTCCTTTTGTACGCTGGCTCTATCGAAAGTTTGTATCTTAATTCAACTATGACATAGAATGTCGAGACGCCACTAATGGCTAATGAGCCGCTTAATTAACCAGCTAGGTAATTAAGCGGCTCATTCAAATTGACTTTAAAATAACAAAATTCTCCCTGAGTGATGGATAAACTCAGGGCAAAAGATTTGTGGGTTTCAGCTGAGGCTAACTTACTCAACACCCAATCCTGCTTTTGTGCTGAGGAGTAGCCCTGCGAGCTTAGTTATCGAGCTACATATATTTAAATTTGTTTTTTGCCTGTGGTTTATTCTAGGCTTAATTTTTATTTTATGGAAATAAGTAATACTCTCGACACACTGTGTGGAACTGCCAGCTAATACTGGAAATATGTCACTTTAGCCGAAGTAGAAATGAAGCAATAGTTCTTCCTAAAGAGATGATAACTTACCATAGCTTTCACCTTGTAAGCACAGCGACCTATCGACGCTAAAATCTTACTTACAGTTGCTGGCAACATAATCTTTATATCTGGAAAGCGCATTTTTTACTAACCATGTTCTAATAAATTAGGTACTTAGATACTATCGAGTACTATGTCTTGGCCAGCAGCGAAAACATAGATAGGAGCCATACCTCTGGATCTGGTAGGCTCAATAGGGTTGCTGAGGATTACTGTTGTACTTAAAGTGCTCATCTCCAATCTATCGATAGCTTAAAGTATTGTATAACTAATGTCCTGAGGGAATAAGCCAGTAGCTAGTCTTTGTAATGATGAAACACATGCTTTGCGAGATTCAGCTCATTCAGGCGAAAGACATTCCTTTCGTCATCAACTTGGCACGCAACGAGGGTTTTGCTCCTGGTGTCGGTGATGTTAACATTTACGCCAACACTGATCTACAGGGTGTCTGGATTTCTCGCCTTGGCTCTAACTCCATAGGTTGTATAGCTGGGATTAAGTATAACCTAGATTATGGATTTATCGGACTGTATGTCGTTGACAGACCTTATCGAGGAAAAGGATATGGAACTCAACTTTGGGAGCGTGCGTTAAGTCACTTAGACAATGTTAAATGTATTGGGCTAGAGGCTGCGCCCAGCTTAGTAGGTCAATACAAGAAATGGGGTTTTCAAGAAGACTCAATTACAACTCGATGGCAATTACTTAATCTGTTGCCAGGATGCTCACGTAAAATACCTGAGTCCTCTTATGACTTGGAAGTTGTCTCCTCTCTCAATATCTCTGTCGATGCGATTCAGAAATATGATGTGGTTCACGAGATTAGTCCTCGCCCTCATTTTCTTTCTCAATGGTTGAACCATCCCGCTGGAGATGTGTTTTCAGCTGTTGATACAGCTGGCAGCTGCCATGGCTATCTCCGTATTCGCCCCTGCTTGTTACTTATTGGTGAGGGTTGGCGAATAGGCCCACTATTGGCCCAAGATCAACGAGTTGCTTTATTGCTGCTCAACTCTATTTTTTCTAGCTACCATGGTGTGATCTTGATTGATTCTCCTGGCCATAATCGAAGTGCCACTGCTTTGCTTAAAAGCTGTGGGTTTAAAGAGATTTCTTCGACTACGCGAATGTATCGGGGGAAAATTGCCAATCGTCATGACGCTGATATTTTTGGTCTTGCTTGCTTGGAGCTTGGCTAGTATCTCTAGATCTATATAGAGAGCATATGCACAAGTAGTTTAACTTGTGCATATGTATCAGCAGATACGCCTCTGGCTAAGTGCTACCAAAGTCTACTAACTGTTACATAATGGTTGTTCTCTGTAAAAATCGGCTCTTTAAATAATAAGCGACACTAGGTGAGCAGGGACGGTAGTCCTTTTCTGTACGTTATGGGCACTGCTACATTAGCCCTGGTGAATAAATCGAGCTGCTCATTTCTTTGACTAATGCTAAATTTACTTAGTATTTCCCTTAAAAGCAATACTTTGCCGCAAAAAACTATAGAATACAAGAGTATGCACAGTCTCCCAGAACTAGGCAGATTTCGGACAAAACCTTCTTACATCGGCAAGTATCCCAGGCAAATTAGTCATTTATTATTAGTGATTAACTAAACCTATTCGTTTAGAGTATTACAGGGATGTAGAGGATTAGAAATGCTTTCTTTGTTGATCACTGGTCAGATACAAATATATTTTCAATAATAGAATACAACTATGTTAAGCCAGTAAGCCGTTATAAGTAGTAGAAACTTTTCATGCAGCCGTGTTTGGTCTGCTCTATGCAGATCAATGTACCTTGTAACTAGCGCTTTCTTGAGCCAATTCATGGTGAAGGATCTGTATTCTGAATGACACGCTTCACCGCTCCTCTTATCAGCCAGATTACTCCTACGGTGGCCATCACACCCACTAACCGAAACAACCAGTTAAATGGGTCTATTTTACCAGCCAGTACATCAGCGAAGCTCGATATATCTCCTGCCAGGGCTCCCAACGCACAGAAGAGCAGGGTGCCAGGTAGAACCCCTATCAACCCAACTGTGTAGTCACGGAAAGACACACCGCTGAGTCCGTAGGCAAGATTCAAAAGCGAAAAGGGAAAAGCAGGTGACAAACGCGTGAGAACAATAAGCTTTAGACCCTCTTGGCTCACTGCCTGCTCGATAGCTAGCAGTTGAGGGAATTTGGCCAAACGCTGGCGGGACCAGTCACGAAGACCTCTACGGCTTATTATGAACACCAACTCGGCACCCAGGCAAGCTCCGACAAAAACCAGACAGCTACCCCACCAAGTTCCATAGAGCAAACCTGCCAGCATTGAAACCCAGATCCCTGGTAACAGGAGCATCACCCAGAGTGCATAAAGCGGAATGAAGAGCAGTGTACCCATGGGTGAGCAAAGTAGCTCAAGCACCATCGGTAGCCAGACCTGAGGTTCATACATGATAATGTTGCAGATTTGAGAAAGGATTCCAACGTTCTAATCAAAACTGTCTGCTCCAAACTGAGGCCAGCCACAGGAAGCGAATAAATTAAGAGATAATTAGTGCCATACTAGCGTAGCCATTGTTACCTAATACAGCTGGCTACGTTGTATTTGGCATTCAGCATTCTAGCTAGATGCGGCAGTAAGCTGAGTACTCTTGTGGCTAACCTGATAAGTAGCCCTCATGGGTAGATCTATGGGAAACACCAACTTTCTGAGACTCTCAGTTACACCTTCAAACCTTGGCCTATTCAAGTGCCTGGCGCATGTCACACTTTACAAACCAGTCTACTATATTATAGTCATAAGTATAAGTGTTTGGTCCTGAGACTAAATTTCTCAAAATACAGCCTTGGCACCTTTATTAAGGGTGAAGAGAACACCAGCAATAGTGAGTGACCCAAAGCTAAAACTACTAACTTAGATGATGGCCTAATAAGCCAGTAGTTAGGCGCCATGAGGCTGTTGACCTATAAATTTAGTAGATGCTTTTGGACATAAAGTAACTAGTGTCTTTTACTTATGATTAGCACACTGACCAAAAGTTCAGCTACATCTTCGCCAGCCCGCTAACATCTTGAAGTGGTAGAGAGTATAATATTAGTCCTTACTAAACCTTTAAGAATTCTTCTGCTATCAATGCCAGCCAAACCTGAACTATAGCTTATATTCTAGAGATCTAGATCCCGATAGTGAGGTAGGCATAGTCCTTATCTAGTAGTAATAAGTAAAACCATAGAGTGGCGATTTGTAGAGGTGTGTAGTTGAAAATAGTGGAACTAGCTGGGCTTTAATGCCCAGATTTCTATTCACCTATAGTTTTGACTGGTTACAGGAGCTAGCACAAACATAACACAAGAAAAAGGAAGAAACTATGTTCATCAATAGACAAGTAGAAATAGCGGTCAAATTCGTCTATCTCCCTAAGATTCTTCTCCAATTAGTAAGACTGCCTAGAGTATAAAGCTCACATATCATAAGCTCAATATAAGCAAGTGGCTACCCTATCAGCTGGCCATAAACGAATAGAAGACTAAAACATGACAGCATCAAAATTCCGACTCGGCACAGCAAAACCATTGGGCCCCTAAAGCGAGACTCAGGCTTAACCTGATAACCCTGCATAACAGTAAAGTTCATCCAAGCAATAGCTGGAGTTGTTATGAAAGAAACAATCATTGCAATATCTAGCAAAAGTGCCATAGACCCAGGCCACATAACGATAATAATTGCCGAAAGAGCAGCATATAAGACTAACCATCTCTGGTAGGCTTGCCGGTTTTGAGTGTCAAGTCCTTGAATACTATGTAGTAAACTAATTCCTACTGAAGTTGAACGAGGATAACCATCTAGGCAAGTGATCGTGGTGCTAGCCATTGTGATGAATGCTGCGATTGCAATCAGAGGGCGTGCCCAAACTCCAATATTGCGGGTATAGAGCTGAACTAGCTGATTAGCAAAAGCATTCCCTTGAGACGAAAACTCCTCACCGGTACCATGCATGGTCCAAGCACCAAGTATAAGGAACAAAATTGCTAAAGTAACAGTCACCAGATAACCAAGATTAAAATCCTCTTCAATTTCTTCACACAGAATATGGTGGCCTAAGTCTTTTTCTTGAGCAAAGATCCAGAGTGAAGACCAGGCTGCAAGATCAAGTGGACAAGGCATCCACCCTACAAGAGCAACTAGGAAGGGAAGTGCTTCTAACGTCCAGGGTGTTGGTTGAAAGAAATTAACATCTGCTGCTGCAGGTCCTTTTAAAAGAACAGTAGCTGTAGCTAGAACAGTTAAGACAATCAGCAAGTAAGTAATGTTTTTACTAGTCTTGTTAAGACTACGATAACCACCAAACAGAAGTATAGTTAGGCAAAAGCCTAAAAGAGCTAGAGTTAGTAGAGTTGAATTAGCTGGAATTAAAGTTGTTGCTAGGCTGCCAGCTAAAGATGTCACTGCGGCAATATTAGTTACTCCCGTTGTAAAAGTAATTAATAGAAATAGTGTTAGGTAGATTGGGTTCTGCCGCTTGTAGCCTTCTAAGAGACTTAGGCTTGTAGCCGCAGTAAAGCTAGTGCCAATAAGGAGGAAAGGATATTTGAGCAAATTTGCTAGCAGTATTATCCCAACAAGTCCCAGTCCGTAGATTGCACCTGCCCGAGTTGAAGCAACAAGGTGGGAGCCACCTATAGCAGCAGCAGCCAGTAAAATTCCCGGCCCGAATGATTTCCTCATACTTTGCTAATTTTGGTAGACAGACTTACACATAATGTTAGCTAGTTGACAAAATCCATCCGTTAACATTTGACTTTTGATAAGTTACCCTATCTGTAATGCTTTGAAATTCATTATAGACTCCTAACTTTGAAACCCTTCATAGTAATCGCTAGTGATGTATTTTATATGTAGAGTTCTTAGGCCTTTCATCGAAAATTACTAGCTTTCTCTTTATATGTACATCTGGATTTTGAGAAACAAGGACCGAGTATTACAAGTGTGGACTTGATCCTAATCAATAAGTGCCAACTTCACTTGGTAGCTATTTAAACGGCAAAATTACTGATTTAAGCATGGAGGAGGTTGCCTACCTAGACAGAAGTAATCAGGCTACTATGCTAATGTCAACTTTACTATCTGTAAAACACTAAAGACTTATCTTCACTGGTGATTTTGGATGGCCAGGATAAAGTTTAGAATAGAGACTAGAAAGCAAGGCAGTTTTTAGCTCAAAAACCGCAGGGTTTGTAAAGTTTAGAGAGCTGTAATCTTTCAACTCTCTGACAGCTCGGTGGGCAAAGTCTACTAACGCTCTACTAGAGCAGCGGGCCTAAAAGTTATATCATAGTAAAGTTATGGCTTTTAATACGTAATCTATGTCTTTTAGCCATCGTTGTCTGTGCTAGTTTTGTTACAAATATAGCGGTGCTCTTAAGGCTTCTTGGGAAAGATAAACTATCAGCATTTGCAGCTAATTCATCTAATACTGCTTTAGGAGCTTTGGCTACCGTCTTAGCGTGCAGATCAGGAGTCTTCTTTCAGGAGTAATAATCCATCAGATCAGTCTTGTAAAAATGACTTTACTCGACTATCCACCAGAGTGTGGCCAACATTTTAAACGACTTCAGTCTATTTCTAATGCTACTTCCCACTAAAGTGAGTGAGCGTTGTCCCATTACAATTTTAGCTAGCTAAACTACAAGCTTAAGTGCTCAAGCTCTCATCCTATATAAAATTATGTAAGCGAGAAGGTAATTATAGTTAAAGCTATCGTGGTATATTGGTACTAGTTAATAACTTTGTTCATTACATTAGTAGTAGCTGTGTAGCAATTACTTCGCTTAATTAACATAGTTTACTTAAGCACCATTGTCTCACTGCGTAAACACTCTCCTCAACCTGCTCGTAAGGAAGGACATTCCGTCCATCAATCATTCTCGTTTCTGCTTGTGGCATGAACTTGGAGTAGGTCTCCATATGTTCCTTGACATTGTCAAAACGTCCAGATCGACTGATCCCTGTAGCATTCCTGCCAATTAGGATTAAAGTAGGTTTTTTCAGACTAGTCAGAATAGGGCGCCAGTCTTTTCTCCAAGACCCAGCCAGGAAAGAAAACACGGCCCATCTTGTACTTTGGTTTCGAGAACCTTTTTCCAGCATTGACAACCACTCATCATCGACATCATTAGGATTAGCAAAAAGCTCTTTTATAGAAAATGATTTAAGGAATTTACGTCGGCGGAACCACAAATAGAGTATTCGACCTAAGGGACTTGCAAAAAGAAATCTCCAAAGTAGATGACTGGTAAAAGTATTCATTTCCTCGCTCATAACTTTCCAAGCGGGTGGACCAAAACTAACAACTCCTAGAATATCGTTGGGCGTACTTCTTATCATTTCTAAAGCAATGGGTAATGAAGCACCTTGTGCAACAAGAATGGCTGGTTTTTTAATGCGAGCATTCATTACTTCTATTAGTTGTTTGGCCCATTCCACGTGAGTCAGTGGTTTACGTACAGAGTCATCCTGTTTGTTACTAGCTTGCCAAATGTTCAATTGACTTCCGCAACCAAGTAAGTCAGGGGCAATAATGACTGTATCTGAGTCAATCTCTCTATATTTTGAAATGAATCGATCCCAGAATTTACCGGATATACCAACCCCAATGGGATGGATTAGAAGTAGAGGGGGTGTTGAATCATTCACAACTGACTTTAGAGTCTAGTCTCACTATAGTATTGCTGAAGCTGGTTAGCTGTAAGGATGGTTAGATTACCCTTTTGGCTTATCTGCCTAGTGGGCTTAGATTAAGGTTTTGGCATGGTTAGAGATTTTTGTGCAAAGGACAGCTTTAGGAAAATTGCTCTAGGTAGTCTTACATAGATAGCTAGATTCATGTCTTTGGGAGCTTTCTACTAATGACCTCGATTACTTTCATGATGATTCCTACTCTACTAATTTTTCATCTGGTGGGCCCTGTACCAAGTGACCTTGGAGTCCATAATAATCAACTCAGCCCATGCCCAGACTCAGCCCATTGTGCCCGTAATAGCTGGAGTACTAGAAATCTCAGACTGGATTATGCCAAGCTTGTTTCCTTCGTACGTGATATGCCACGTACTACTATCATCGAAAAGACTGATGATTACTTACATGCAGAAGTCAGCAGTGCCTTTTTTGGCTTTGTGGATGATCTCGAGATTTATGCAGACAGCGACTACAGTTTTATTCAGGCCAGATCAGCTTCCCGACTTGGTGATTCGGACTTAGGAGTTAATACTGCACGTCTTACTTTGCTGGAGCAAGTCATTCAGGCGACAGAGAATTGACCTGCCTAGCAGCTAAGTTGATCAACGGTCCTCTGGAGATCCAGGCAATGGTTCAACCACTGGGGCAGGGGTATAAATACCCTTGAAGACTTCTGTTTCACGACCCTTCCAGAAGTTCCCTAGCCGCATCAAATCAGCATGGGCTTCCTGAATCTTCGCGATGTACTCCTGAAGATCCATGGTCTCTTTCTGCTCTTTGAGCTTCTTCAAGCGCAGTATCTGTAGGTTCCAAGGTTTGCCTAACTCCCCACGCTCCTCCAAATAGCGGGCTAGGGATTCTGATGAGGGCTGAGG harbors:
- a CDS encoding N-acetyltransferase → MMKHMLCEIQLIQAKDIPFVINLARNEGFAPGVGDVNIYANTDLQGVWISRLGSNSIGCIAGIKYNLDYGFIGLYVVDRPYRGKGYGTQLWERALSHLDNVKCIGLEAAPSLVGQYKKWGFQEDSITTRWQLLNLLPGCSRKIPESSYDLEVVSSLNISVDAIQKYDVVHEISPRPHFLSQWLNHPAGDVFSAVDTAGSCHGYLRIRPCLLLIGEGWRIGPLLAQDQRVALLLLNSIFSSYHGVILIDSPGHNRSATALLKSCGFKEISSTTRMYRGKIANRHDADIFGLACLELG
- a CDS encoding TVP38/TMEM64 family protein, which translates into the protein MYEPQVWLPMVLELLCSPMGTLLFIPLYALWVMLLLPGIWVSMLAGLLYGTWWGSCLVFVGACLGAELVFIISRRGLRDWSRQRLAKFPQLLAIEQAVSQEGLKLIVLTRLSPAFPFSLLNLAYGLSGVSFRDYTVGLIGVLPGTLLFCALGALAGDISSFADVLAGKIDPFNWLFRLVGVMATVGVIWLIRGAVKRVIQNTDPSP
- a CDS encoding divalent metal cation transporter, giving the protein MRKSFGPGILLAAAAIGGSHLVASTRAGAIYGLGLVGIILLANLLKYPFLLIGTSFTAATSLSLLEGYKRQNPIYLTLFLLITFTTGVTNIAAVTSLAGSLATTLIPANSTLLTLALLGFCLTILLFGGYRSLNKTSKNITYLLIVLTVLATATVLLKGPAAADVNFFQPTPWTLEALPFLVALVGWMPCPLDLAAWSSLWIFAQEKDLGHHILCEEIEEDFNLGYLVTVTLAILFLILGAWTMHGTGEEFSSQGNAFANQLVQLYTRNIGVWARPLIAIAAFITMASTTITCLDGYPRSTSVGISLLHSIQGLDTQNRQAYQRWLVLYAALSAIIIVMWPGSMALLLDIAMIVSFITTPAIAWMNFTVMQGYQVKPESRFRGPMVLLCRVGILMLSCFSLLFVYGQLIG
- a CDS encoding alpha/beta hydrolase, producing the protein MNDSTPPLLLIHPIGVGISGKFWDRFISKYREIDSDTVIIAPDLLGCGSQLNIWQASNKQDDSVRKPLTHVEWAKQLIEVMNARIKKPAILVAQGASLPIALEMIRSTPNDILGVVSFGPPAWKVMSEEMNTFTSHLLWRFLFASPLGRILYLWFRRRKFLKSFSIKELFANPNDVDDEWLSMLEKGSRNQSTRWAVFSFLAGSWRKDWRPILTSLKKPTLILIGRNATGISRSGRFDNVKEHMETYSKFMPQAETRMIDGRNVLPYEQVEESVYAVRQWCLSKLC